A genomic stretch from Denticeps clupeoides unplaced genomic scaffold, fDenClu1.1, whole genome shotgun sequence includes:
- the LOC114782466 gene encoding seipin-like isoform X2 — translation MASYKMESEVEDADPRPPTAEELVGQVGALVQRVQDAGRQLLLRLWQGALQLALLMLLLTLLLWVAAFLYGSFYYSYMPTPSYSAPVHFFYSAECDSAICSFPRANISLLQDGQKQVMTYGQPYRISLHLDMPESPANQNLGMFMVKMSCYSHGGKVISTSARSSVGTLLFSPLLLTGVTEQKQVVTIELFSAYRENAYLPTVGVVVELQSQRVQIYSAVLLVHAHFTGIRYVLYQFPGLSALLGVASNFGFLSLLILLSSAQFSWRRFVSAPVRDLSRLVTHQHDRSEDVAMVTDLRANNGHTGDENVPDAQSTDEQGTGSAGQGSEVETTSSVSEETPCDVHVEETDAAVFCSSPPRPEEVNCTIS, via the exons ATGGCGAGCTACAAGATGGAGTCTGAAGTGGAGGACGCGGACCCGCGGCCGCCCACCGCAGAGGAGCTGGTAGGCCAGGTGGGGGCGCTGGTGCAGAGGGTGCAGGACGCGGGCCGCCAGCTGCTCCTCCGCCTGTGGCAGGGGGCGCTCCAGCTGGCGCTGCTGATGTTGCTGCTGACGCTGCTGCTGTGGGTGGCGGCTTTCCTCTACGGGAGTTTTTATTACTCGTACATGCCCACGCCCAGCTACAGCGCACCGGTGCACTTCTTCTACAG TGCGGAGTGTGACTCCGCCATCTGCTCCTTCCCTCGAGCCAACATCTCATTGCTCCAAGATGGTCAGAAACAG GTGATGACGTACGGTCAGCCCTATCGCATCTCCCTGCACCTGGACATGCCAGAgtcgccagccaatcagaatttaGGGATGTTCATGGTGAAAATGTCATGTTACAGCCATGGTGGCAAAGTAATCAGCACTTCCGCTCGATCT TCTGTGGGCACCttgctcttctctcctctcctgctgaCGGGGGTGACTGAACAGAAGCAGGTGGTCACCATTGAGCTCTTCTCTGCCTACAGGGAGAATGCA TACCTTCCCACGGTTGGAGTCGTGGTGGAGCTCCAGTCTCAGAGGGTGCAGATCTACTCCGCTGTACTTCTGGTCCACGCCCACTTCACTGGCATCAG ATACGTCCTGTACCAGTTCCCTGGCCTGTCAGCACTTCTGGGTGTGGCCAGTAACTTTGGCTTCCTCAGTTTACTCATCCTACTCAGCTCTGCCCAGTTCAGCTGGAGACGATTTGTTTCTGCaccg gtcAGGGACCTGAGTCGTTTGGTGACCCATCAACATGACAGGAGTGAagatgttgccatggttacagaTCTGCGTGCTAATAACGGTCACACAG GTGATGAAAATGTGCCTGATGCCCAGTCTACTGACGAGCAGGGGACCGGTTCTGCAGGACAGGGGTCTGAAGTGGAGACCACAAGTTCTGTTAGTGAGGAGACGCCATGTGACGTGCATGTCGAGGAGACGGACGCTGCAGTTTTCTGTAGTTCCCCCCCACGACCTGAAGAGGTCAACTGCACCATTTCCTGA
- the LOC114782466 gene encoding seipin-like isoform X1 — protein MASYKMESEVEDADPRPPTAEELVGQVGALVQRVQDAGRQLLLRLWQGALQLALLMLLLTLLLWVAAFLYGSFYYSYMPTPSYSAPVHFFYSAECDSAICSFPRANISLLQDGQKQVMTYGQPYRISLHLDMPESPANQNLGMFMVKMSCYSHGGKVISTSARSTMLHYRSSLLQSVGTLLFSPLLLTGVTEQKQVVTIELFSAYRENAYLPTVGVVVELQSQRVQIYSAVLLVHAHFTGIRYVLYQFPGLSALLGVASNFGFLSLLILLSSAQFSWRRFVSAPVRDLSRLVTHQHDRSEDVAMVTDLRANNGHTGDENVPDAQSTDEQGTGSAGQGSEVETTSSVSEETPCDVHVEETDAAVFCSSPPRPEEVNCTIS, from the exons ATGGCGAGCTACAAGATGGAGTCTGAAGTGGAGGACGCGGACCCGCGGCCGCCCACCGCAGAGGAGCTGGTAGGCCAGGTGGGGGCGCTGGTGCAGAGGGTGCAGGACGCGGGCCGCCAGCTGCTCCTCCGCCTGTGGCAGGGGGCGCTCCAGCTGGCGCTGCTGATGTTGCTGCTGACGCTGCTGCTGTGGGTGGCGGCTTTCCTCTACGGGAGTTTTTATTACTCGTACATGCCCACGCCCAGCTACAGCGCACCGGTGCACTTCTTCTACAG TGCGGAGTGTGACTCCGCCATCTGCTCCTTCCCTCGAGCCAACATCTCATTGCTCCAAGATGGTCAGAAACAG GTGATGACGTACGGTCAGCCCTATCGCATCTCCCTGCACCTGGACATGCCAGAgtcgccagccaatcagaatttaGGGATGTTCATGGTGAAAATGTCATGTTACAGCCATGGTGGCAAAGTAATCAGCACTTCCGCTCGATCT ACAATGCTGCATTACCGCTCCTCCCTGCTGCAGTCTGTGGGCACCttgctcttctctcctctcctgctgaCGGGGGTGACTGAACAGAAGCAGGTGGTCACCATTGAGCTCTTCTCTGCCTACAGGGAGAATGCA TACCTTCCCACGGTTGGAGTCGTGGTGGAGCTCCAGTCTCAGAGGGTGCAGATCTACTCCGCTGTACTTCTGGTCCACGCCCACTTCACTGGCATCAG ATACGTCCTGTACCAGTTCCCTGGCCTGTCAGCACTTCTGGGTGTGGCCAGTAACTTTGGCTTCCTCAGTTTACTCATCCTACTCAGCTCTGCCCAGTTCAGCTGGAGACGATTTGTTTCTGCaccg gtcAGGGACCTGAGTCGTTTGGTGACCCATCAACATGACAGGAGTGAagatgttgccatggttacagaTCTGCGTGCTAATAACGGTCACACAG GTGATGAAAATGTGCCTGATGCCCAGTCTACTGACGAGCAGGGGACCGGTTCTGCAGGACAGGGGTCTGAAGTGGAGACCACAAGTTCTGTTAGTGAGGAGACGCCATGTGACGTGCATGTCGAGGAGACGGACGCTGCAGTTTTCTGTAGTTCCCCCCCACGACCTGAAGAGGTCAACTGCACCATTTCCTGA